The following coding sequences lie in one Takifugu rubripes chromosome 8, fTakRub1.2, whole genome shotgun sequence genomic window:
- the caap1 gene encoding caspase activity and apoptosis inhibitor 1 yields MLKKKSSSSEKKRKHSQPSERHDSNKRRSAETRAEASPLDLADPELDRIGSDIEDGGLDLSLSFRPIGAYVEDKREMLDQCFHVLGEKKLRKMLPDELKGCSLEEIKTLCWEQLEPMTEKNLTQILAGEEVTPGSVEEGTGERGEGQQDNSVDSTSCLKEPGKEFREGGGSGEESDVLSINADSDIDGPKEEPAGDRAAADASDPASVGGAEARRDIQSDIDESVSQILTLSSAKSGKEEPESAVPQAADACSPTSSPAPAACPPSVQQLELLELEMRARAIKALMKANNKHV; encoded by the exons ATGTTGAAAAAGAAATCGAGCAGCAGcgagaagaaaaggaaacactCGCAGCCCAGCGAGCGACACGACAGCAACAAACGAAGAAGCGCGGAAACCCGCGCAGAG GCCTCCCCCCTTGACCTCGCCGACCCAGAGCTGGACAGGATCGGCAGCGACATCGAGGACGGCGGCCTGGACCTCAGCCTGTCCTTCCGGCCCATCGGGGCCTACGTGGAGGACAAGCGGGAGATGCTGGACCAGTGCTTCCACGTGCTGGgggagaagaagctgaggaaAATGCTGCCGGATGAACTGAAG GGCTGCAGCTTGGAGGAAATCAAGACGCTGTgctgggagcagctggagccCATGACGGAGAAAAACCTGACTCAGATTCTGGCAG GGGAGGAAGTGACGCCTGGAAGTGTTGAGGAGGGAACGGGAGAGCGGGGGGAAGGCCA GCAAGACAATAGCGTGGACTCCACGTCCTGTCTCAAAGAACCCGGAAAGGAGTTCAGAG AGGGGGGCGGCTCGGGCGAGGAGAGCGACGTCCTCAGCATAAACGCAGACAGCGACATCGACGGCCCCAAGGAGGAGCCGGCGGGGGACAGAGCGGCCGCCGACGCGTCCGACCCGGCGAGCGTGGGCGGGGCCGAGGCGAGGAGGGACATCCAGAGCGACATCGACGAAAGCGTGAGCCAGATTTTAACACTGTCGTCGGCTAAAAGCGGGAAGGAGGAGCCTGAGAGCGCCGTCCCTCAGGCGGCGGACGCCTGTTCGCCCACGTCCAGTCCCGCTCCCGCCGCCTGTCCTCCCTCCGtccaacagctggagctgctggagctggagatgaGGGCCAGGGCCATCAAAGCCCTGATGAAGGCAAACAACAAGCACGTCTga